GATGTGCAGCTGCGCCGCGCCGAGCGCGCCGTGTCGGCGCACCACCAGGACCTCACCGGTCTCTCCGGCACCCGGCTCGGCCTCGCCGTGGTCGGCCGGCTGGCCCGCAAGCACGGTCTGACGGTGTCCTTCCGCCCCTCCGCGCGCGGTGGCACGGGTGCGCTGATGATGCTGCCCCAGGACCTGATCTCCCGGACCGTCGTCCCGGCCACCGCCCCGGCCGTGGCCGCCGCCTCCGCGGCACGCCCCGAGCCGGAACCGGACCACGCGACGGCCTTTGCCGGGGACGCCCCCGCCGCCCCGGACGCGGCCTCCCCCGCCGCCCCGGCACCGGGCTCTCCCGAGCCCGCCTCCACCGGCCGGAACTCCTCCGAGTCCACCGGATCCGTCCCCCAGTTCGGTGAGAGCGGCCTCCCCAGGCGCCGCCGCGGCCGCACCCTGGCCGCCGCCGAAGCCCGCAACGGCAATGCCACCCCCGGCGGAGCCGACTCCCCCCGGCCCCGTACCACCGACCCGAAGGTGCAGGCAGCACGCTTCAGCACCTTCAGCCAGGCGGTCCGGGCCAGTTCCCCGCACCCGGAAGGCAACACCCCATGACCGCGACCACCGACGAGAAGCTCAACTGGCTGCTGGAGGGCCTGCTGGACCGCACGCCCGGTGCCCGGCACGCCCTGGTCCTGTCCCGGGACGGCCTGAAGCTCTGCCGTACCCCCGAACTCTCCGTCGACCAGGCCGACCAGCTCGCCGCGATCTCCGCGGGCATCCAGAGCCTCTCGCACGGCGCGTCCATGGAGTTCGGTGACGGCACCGGCGGCGTGCGGTCGGCGATGGCCGAGTTCTACGGCGGGGTGCTCTTCATCGTCGAGGCGGGCGCGGGCGCCCATCTCG
This DNA window, taken from Streptomyces nitrosporeus, encodes the following:
- a CDS encoding roadblock/LC7 domain-containing protein, translated to MTATTDEKLNWLLEGLLDRTPGARHALVLSRDGLKLCRTPELSVDQADQLAAISAGIQSLSHGASMEFGDGTGGVRSAMAEFYGGVLFIVEAGAGAHLAVVAAEDSDVGLVGHNMSELVEQLGEYLVAPPRTPAEGAALAAETV